In Haematobia irritans isolate KBUSLIRL chromosome 1, ASM5000362v1, whole genome shotgun sequence, a genomic segment contains:
- the CAH7 gene encoding carbonic anhydrase 7, whose amino-acid sequence MLSTYVFIITAFLGLSGLPFSDADASAHWGYPDYSEDEEFPKWGGICDTGNRQSPINLSLRGAIKGIYDKLEGDNYDKTISEASMVNTGHSVQLSDFDIKLELEGGPLKEEYVLEQIHFHWWSEHTIDNIRYPFEMHMVHRNTKYPNMTMATMNKDGLSVLGVLYHASMERNSVIDDILTDFVPIMSAEQINNPIKIKRNFKITDLFPEIRSYITYEGSLTTPSCNEAVTWIVLAETFPIAIDQVDAFKTLEYENGKTLANNYRNIQKTNNRAIIIASNDEFSGSGSASLSTLSMFSMLAAAFIMKYLN is encoded by the exons CATTCCTTGGTTTGAGCGGTTTACCATTCAGTGATGCCGATGCCAGTGCCCATTGGGGTTATCCAGATTACAGTGAAGATGAAG AATTCCCAAAATGGGGCGGCATTTGTGATACGGGAAACCGGCAATCACCAATCAATTTAAGTCTGAGAGGAGCCATAAAAGGTATCTATGACAAATTAGAGGGAGATAATTATGACAAGACTATATCGGAAGCCTCCATGGTGAATACAGGGCATTCAG TACAATTATCTGATTTCGATATCAAATTGGAGCTAGAAGGTGGCCCTTTGAAGGAAGAATATGTTTTGGAACAAATTCATTTCCATTGGTGGTCTGAACATACCATTGATAATATACGATATCCCTTTGAAATGCATATGGTTCATCGTAATACCAAATATCCCAATATGACTATGGCCACTATGAACAAAGATGGTTTGAGTGTATTGGGAGTGCTGTATCATGCTTCGATGGAAAGAAATAGTGTTATAGATGATATTTTAACTGATTTTGTTCCGATCATGAGTGCAGAACAAATTAATAACCCAATTAAGAttaagagaaatttcaaaataactGATCTTTTTCCGGAAATCCGTAGTTATATCACATATGAGGGATCACTGACAACGCCATCTTGTAATGAAGCTGTAACATGGATTGTTTTGGCTGAGACCTTCCCAATTGCTATAGATCAG GTTGATGCCTTCAAGACTCTGGAATATGAGAATGGAAAAACCTTGGCCAATAACTATCGCAATATTCAGAAAACCAATAATCGTGCCATTATTATAGCATCCAATGATGAATTCTCTGGATCGGGATCTGCTTCGCTGAGTACCCTATCGATGTTCTCTATGCTCGCAGCTGCATTCATAATGAAATATTTGAATTAA